GTCGGACCGAACAGATGGCGAAACGACTGTTCGAGGACCGCGTCGATGTATTTCCGTGCAGACGAGGGCGAGTCGGCGTCGTGTTCCACTTCCGTGACGGTGGGCGGGGTAGCACTCATGATCGCCTCCGTAGCGGTTAGGGTTGGACGCGGGTCTGCACGTTGATGCGATTACGTGTGGCAAAAGGTGTTGCAAACGCGGTATTGCAAACGCGTGTGGCAAACAGGTTCGCCACACGCGCAATCGAAAACGGAACAGTGCGCCTTAAACCGGCACCTTCTTCAGCATTTCGACGCCGACCTGGCCGGCTGCGATTTCGCGCAGTGCGACGACGGTGGGCTTGTCGCGGCTTTCGATCTTCGGCGTGTGGCCTTGAGCGAGCTGACGCGCGCGATAGGTTGCGGCAAGCGCGAGTTCGAAACGGTTCGGGATCTGTTTGAGGCAGTCTTCGACGGTAATGCGGGCCATGTTGGGTTCCTTCTCAGTATGTTGCTTATTCTACCTTATGTGCTCGACTCACCGCCGCGCTCACGCGTGTGGCAGGTGAATGCCGAGCTGCACGAAAAGCTGCGTGTGGCGCGCGTATTGCGAGGCGAAGCGCGAACGCGTCGCGGCCACGAGGCACTGCAGTTCGCTAAGCGCGCGCTCGAACTTCTCGTTGATCACCACGTACTCCGCTTCCGCCGCGTGCGCCATCTCGCTGCCGGCTGCCAGCAGACGGCGCGTGATCACGTTCGGCTCGTCCTGCCCGCGCTTCTTCAGACGCTCTTCCAAAGCTTCCAGCGACGGCGGCAAGATGAAGATTTCGACCGCGTTGTGAAACTGTTTTTTCACCTGCTGCGCGCCCTGCCAGTCGATTTCGAGCAGCACGTCATGGCCGCTCTTCATCTGGTCCTCGATCCACACGCGCGAGGTGCCGTAGTAGTTGCCGTGCACTTCCGCGCTTTCCAGAAATTCGCCGGCATCGTGACGCTTCATGAAATCGTCGACGGTGGTGAAGTGATAGTGCTCGCCGTCCTGCTCCTTCGGACGCGGCGGGCGCGTCGTGTACGAGATCGACAGACGGATTGCGTCGTCGCCGGCGAGCAACGCGTTCACGAGCGTCGACTTGCCCGCGCCCGACGGCGCGACGACCATGAACAGGTTGCCGGGGTAAGCACCGGCGTACGGGTTGCGCGGCGTTTCGCGGGTGTGGTGGCGGTCGGTCATGTCGGTGGGGCTCCAGCCTTATTCCAGATTCTGTACTTGCTCGCGCATCTGTTCGATGAGCAGCTTCAGGGTCATCGACGAATCCGCCAGTTCTTTCGCGGCCGCCTTCGAACCGAGCGTGTTCGCTTCGCGGTTGAGCT
The nucleotide sequence above comes from Paraburkholderia aromaticivorans. Encoded proteins:
- the rpoZ gene encoding DNA-directed RNA polymerase subunit omega, producing MARITVEDCLKQIPNRFELALAATYRARQLAQGHTPKIESRDKPTVVALREIAAGQVGVEMLKKVPV
- the gmk gene encoding guanylate kinase, with the translated sequence MTDRHHTRETPRNPYAGAYPGNLFMVVAPSGAGKSTLVNALLAGDDAIRLSISYTTRPPRPKEQDGEHYHFTTVDDFMKRHDAGEFLESAEVHGNYYGTSRVWIEDQMKSGHDVLLEIDWQGAQQVKKQFHNAVEIFILPPSLEALEERLKKRGQDEPNVITRRLLAAGSEMAHAAEAEYVVINEKFERALSELQCLVAATRSRFASQYARHTQLFVQLGIHLPHA